AAGATTGTAGCAAGAGCTTAAGCCAAAGGATTCTGATATATTTGAAATGCCAAATCGCCAGGACTACGATGTCCAGTCCTCGAAGCACTCGGAGCAGTCCTTCTTCCGCTTCAACCGGGTGGCCAAAGTGTAAGAATCTGTCTGTGAAAAACTCCAGTTGCATAACATCAGGCCATTTGATGGTGATCAATAAATATCTGGGTACATATGGATGTGATCGTGGGATTTATTTGCCCTGAACATTAGCGATGAAGCGCTGATTAAACATGAATGATTATTTAATGGTTAACCAGACTTAGCACTACTCCACAAAAGGAGAGTAAATAtatcgttattttttttttaatacttaccTTACCTTACCTTACTTATATAGTGCCACCCAAAAAGTTTTGATATAccaagaatttttaaagaatgataataatttaaattaaacttttttttggtaataacgatatatactttattgtttGAAGTGAAATAAGAATAATTCCATAAAGCAAATTACTATAAACCGTGTTGAAAAGGATTTATTCGGCATGCGAATAATCACAGCtgcatattttcaatatttcccCGATTTAATCAAAACACTTAAATGGGGGAATCAGACATGAACCGCTGTTTAATTCGTGACACCTCCACCCACAACCGATTGCACCCCATTCAGCAGCCACCCATGACATGACAACCCCATCCCCATTCCAGATTGTGCGGGCACAATGCACCGCCAGTTGGCACCTCCAATGGAATGGCCAGTGCCAGTGGCCAGCCCCCACTTTGTGGGTTTGTGATCCATGTGATTACTGCAATTAAGCCATTTGACGCATCAACTAATTTAGTGTGTGCTCTATGCATTACATATgtatgattatttttaaatctccCCCACCCCTTTCTTTTCAGACCCCTGGGCATCGATGACGACGACAGCTACTTGGACATGTCCGACGAGACTGCCCACCTGAAGCCGCGCCAGCAGCACTGGGCCAACAAGATGCAGTTCGTCCTGGCCTGCATAGGATACTCGGTGGGACTGGGAAATGTTTGGCGGTTTCCCTACATGTGTTACAAAAGTGGCGGTGGTGAGTAGGAAAATACTAGGGGTTATAGCATGGTTTAAATTACAATACTTTTATTATAAGATAAAGTCCAATAATTTAGCTAAGTCAGAAATAATTGCTAGATTTCGTATTATATGCACAAACGTATTCTAAACCCCCAATTCCTAGAGGTTTTTGATTAAAGATAAATTGttctccaaaaaaaaattcataataatatttaaaatctatagaaataaataaaaaatgtattttaagtaAGTTCTCATGAATTCGAATGTTAAGAATACTGTGTTGCTTATAATCTGACGTCCATAatacttaaataatatatatcatATTAGAAACTTCCATTAGTTAAACTACCCAACTTATTCTTAAACGAAACCTATTTATACTCTTATCTGTGCCTCAAAAGAGGTCTCCGATTCAATTGAGAATTAAATATAGGGGTCGGTCGTAGGCAGTTTCACGATTCCCACTGAACACTCGACTTTTCCCGGGAAAGGCTTAGCGGAAGTCCCTCGTGAGAGTCCAACAAGTGACTAAGAAGAGTGCCGTCAAAAGCACATGCGATAAGGCTGATATTGAGATAGTTACTTTGATTTCGTGCGACatcttttttagtttgtttgttttagttGCTCTAAAAacatttgacaattttgcgCTTTAAGCGGCATTTCCGCTGAAGCGTTTAAaagccataaattaaaatttgtttaagctCGAGAGCAGCGAGCATGGTTCTCCATGGAATAGAGCGGTCACTGTCATCATTTCGACGGTGTTTCTCGATCACGCGAGCTCGGAGGCCTGCGTCCATCTTCATTTGCACTTGGAGACTCGGCTTGGCTTGGCCCCCATTATTTACATTCCTCATTTCTCGAGGGGAATGGGGCTTGGAAATGGGTATGGGAATCGTAATGAGCTGGTCCGGCTCAAAAGGAAACTGGCACACGACCTCCTGGTAATGACGCGTAGAGCGATAGACAGTAGCCTtatgcaatttgcatttgtttatgtcaaatatttataattaatttaaattatttgcttAGCTGCTCTCCCCCATGACTACACGTACATAAATTTCTCGCTGTTTTTTGCTATTGCTTACAGGTGTTTTTCTAGTACCTTATTGCATAATACTGTTCATATGCAGCATTCCGCTGCTCTTCATGGAGCTGTCTGTGGGCCAGTACACCGGAAGAGGACCCATCGGGGCACTGGGTCAACTGTGTCCACTGTTCAAAGGTGAGTTGAgaagatattttattattaaaaatttaaaatacatttctatATACTACCTAGTAGATAgggaatatataaatatgttgtACTATTATACTTAAATAGCAAtagaataagaataaaaaaacaactattcaaaaatgtattctcTTGGTATTACACGTAGTTGATAAAGATATTTTCTAATAcaacttttttagaaatattgaaataatagaaatatcaaaaattttcATTACACAATTAAATGGCGTATGCTTTATAATTATCGAAAACTATGACGTATACGACCAGGTGAACAAACGTGAATtataatacaattatttaaaaatttattatcttTGTATTACACGTAATTGATAAAGATATTTTCTAATACATATcttcttttaataataaaataatagtaataatatcAAAGTGTTTTATTACACTACAAACTAATCTAACTttgattaacatttttttaaaaaatgttttcaagttCAAAACTCCCTTTTTGAGCTCCGAATCGATTGCGTCACCTGTAAAAAGGCGTCACGCTTTTCAGAACTTTAGAAACCCCCCGTCAAAACAATGGGAAACTAGGCTTGCCCAACCACCATGACAAACAGAATGGAGGGCTCGGGCCCGCTGTTTTGGCCAAGTCCATGGTCAAggctagaaaaatatttagttagcTTGGCGAACACTGTTTTGCGCTCTGATTTACACCGCTTATGGGTATCCGTATCCGTAGTGGTCAACCTTCCCGTGCGATGCTCCACTTGCATTCGGGCGGAAGCTAATTAGCTGGGTCATTGTTGTGGAGGTGGCGTGAAAACCCGAAGGTAAACCGGGAAAAATTCACCCCCTCCCCCACTGGGCTGAAGGCTACGTCAATCATTACAGCCGTGAGTCtaggaaaaaatatatgtatataatactTTACAATGCATTTTGCCAAACGCTTAATTACTGTCAATATTTTGCAAGCAAACCACGCCCACGCGACCATTGAAAAGGCAGAGCCAGCAagctaataaatattaataacgtGTAAAACTATTTAGCTAAGATTCGCGTTCCAATTGTCGTATGTGGCCGACACACGGCCAATTATGCAGATGAGTGCCAGTCTAGACATGTGATTCCGATTCCAAACGAAACCGGTCCGACTTTCATCTGGCCTAATTAAGgctaattttttgtatgctcAACTCAATGCAACAGTGCAACACGTATCGCCATAATATTTGGCTGCAACCTATTTGTATTTTGGGGTCATGTATACCCCAATCTTACTTATCCGAGGTTTCCTTCTGCCTCCTCAGGAGCCGGACTCGCCAGCGTGGTCGTCTCGTTCCTCATGTCCACCTACTATAGTGTCATCATAGGCTACTCCATCTACTATTTCTTCACATCGTTCAAAACGGAGATGCCCTGGATTGACTGCAGCAATAGGTGGGTTCTTGAAATTCcttttaattcttttaatatcaattggtttttccagaTGGAACACACCTGATTGCTGGGTGCCGCAGCGCAAGGAGATGAATGCCAGTGCTCCAGACACATCTCGCACTCCCTCCGAGGAATTCTTCgagtaagaaaatatatattacaataCCTATGAAAATAACCACTTTGAACCCACCTAATTATTTTCGCTAAATAGttctcatattttaaattcttttgaaTTCGACAAAAGACAAGATAAGAACTATTTGTTCTAAGTTGAAATATCATATTTAATATAGATACTTATttacaatattaatttttatcagAACCCACTGTTCTCTGTATGCTGTAATTGTTgttgtatactttttaaataacacatttccTCCCACTTTTTACTCCGGGGAGTTATACCCAAAATCATCCCTATTTCAAAGCCCCTAAAGTTTAATAAGAACATTCTTTAACATCgaaattctttaatattcatcgATTTCTGATCCTTTGATCTCCTCTTCCAGAAACAAGGTCCTTCAGATTAGTGGTGGCCTGGAATATCCTGGCATGATGCGCTGGGAGCTGTTCGCCTGCCTGATCTGCGCCTGGCTGATGGTCTACTTTGCCACCTGGAAGTCGATCAAGTCGTCGGCAAAGGTGCGCTACTTCACGGCCACCTTTCCCTTCGTACTGATCATCATCCTGATGGTCAGGGCTGTGACCTTGGATGGGGCTGCCGAGGGCCTGCGCTTCTTCTTCCGGCCCAAATGGTCGGAGCTGAAGAACGCCAATGTGTGGATCAATGCCGCCTCGCAGAACTTCAACTCGCTGGGCATCACCTTCGGATCCATGATCTCCTTTGCCAGTTACAACAAGTACAATAATAATATCCTGCGGGACACGGTGGCGGTGAGTGCGGTTAACATGATCACCAGTCTCCTGGTGGGCATCTTTGCCTTCTCCACGCTGGGCAATCTCGCGCTGGAGCAGAATACCAATGTGAGGGATGTGATAGGCGATGGACCCGGGATGATCTTCGTGGTTTATCCCCAGGCGATGGCCAAGATGCCGTATGCCCAGCTCTGGGCGGTCATGTTCTTCTTCATGCTCCTCTGCCTGGGTCTCAACTCCCAGTTCGCCATCGTGGAGGTGGTGGTCACATCGATTCAGGACGGATTCCCGCGTTGGATCAAGCGGCATCTGGGCTATCATGAAATAGTGGTCCTCTTCGTCTGCGTCATCTCGTGCCTCTTTGGAATGCCCAACATCATCCAGGGTGGCATCTACTACTTCCAGCTGATGGATCATTATGCCGCCTCCGTGACGATCATGTTCCTGGCCTTCTGTCAAATGATCGCCATTGCCTGGTTCTACGGCACCGGAAGATTGTCGAAGAATGTCAAGCAGATGACGGGGAAGGCGCCTTCGCTTTATCTCAGATCCTGCTGGCTGGTCCTGGGACCTTGTCTGCTCTTCGTAAGTGATTATCAGACTTTATTGTATGGAATAAATcttataaaatagtttaattgACTTTAAGGCCATCTGGGTGCTGAGTCTGATCAACTACCATGAGCCCACCTACCACAATGGACGCTACACCTATCCGGATTGGGCCTATGGAATAGGCTGGATGTTCGCCTCCTTCTCGCTGATCTGCATACCCGGTTATGCGGTGATCAACTTCCTGCGCTCCAGTGGGGACACCTTTTGGGAGGTAAGTTGGAGGTGTTATATCtctacacaggaaaaaaaatggtaatggtcaatttgatattttttaaagatcaagttattcatatcattttgatatgaataaagattatagtaatctttttcatattatttgcTCAAGAAAATACTAAATTGGGTACTTTttctgatatgataaaatatcatgttaatatgtttgaatattaaatttgacacaaatcatatcggctttttattgatatgaaataaggtagaaataaccctatttcatttctgtgaaataaggtagaactAACACAATTACATAtctatgaaataaggtagaaataacCCTATTTTATATCTAAGAAAAAAGGTAGAAataaccctatttcatatcgggttttttctgtgtaatgACATAATATATTAAACGATTCTTTTCCAGCGCATCCGGAACACGCTGAGACCAAACATCTACGAGTGCAAGATCTGCGGCGAACACCACTGCGAACACGACTTTCCCGAGCAGGAGCAGTTCATGCTGGCCCAGGAAATGGCCACCATGTACAAGCCAACCAACCACCACCTGCTCCATCACGGCCAGAAGTCTGGATACAACGCCATGCACGCCTCATCCTCTCATGCGGAGGCTGGTGGACCCAGTGGCCCATAGCTTTTAGGAACCTCTTCCAAAATTAGCTATTtctgagtatttttaacgaatcaTTCTTGTAAGTTAACAGCAGAAActaaagtatttaaataaattgtagt
The genomic region above belongs to Drosophila takahashii strain IR98-3 E-12201 chromosome 2L, DtakHiC1v2, whole genome shotgun sequence and contains:
- the ine gene encoding sodium- and chloride-dependent GABA transporter ine isoform X1, yielding MADKKEATTPDQVVISRAPPTGLTPLRHSQLSDSGAESCYDGDEQARLIRSSSSRAHKFIIIPATPGTPPGTVSGGSGPGALPFRQTSSTTSLVAMAAALHKQPPHRQATPVKSRPSSEVLQPGQVQTQPPIAAESTSTVTFTIDDCDGQVAGLATVPVPAISPTPATLTCTTTTTMAGDAVAMSPLSMDLRSRIGSHHSSMRSVVSGYLPGLSDSSGNLVGGISMPTSGLQAPNPLYMQPQASLSGSSYQFHDLTGNQIYSDVTSVRSLASIGIGSTDGRKLVIRRVPTTANELFDMVNPQTPPPLGIDDDDSYLDMSDETAHLKPRQQHWANKMQFVLACIGYSVGLGNVWRFPYMCYKSGGGVFLVPYCIILFICSIPLLFMELSVGQYTGRGPIGALGQLCPLFKGAGLASVVVSFLMSTYYSVIIGYSIYYFFTSFKTEMPWIDCSNRWNTPDCWVPQRKEMNASAPDTSRTPSEEFFENKVLQISGGLEYPGMMRWELFACLICAWLMVYFATWKSIKSSAKVRYFTATFPFVLIIILMVRAVTLDGAAEGLRFFFRPKWSELKNANVWINAASQNFNSLGITFGSMISFASYNKYNNNILRDTVAVSAVNMITSLLVGIFAFSTLGNLALEQNTNVRDVIGDGPGMIFVVYPQAMAKMPYAQLWAVMFFFMLLCLGLNSQFAIVEVVVTSIQDGFPRWIKRHLGYHEIVVLFVCVISCLFGMPNIIQGGIYYFQLMDHYAASVTIMFLAFCQMIAIAWFYGTGRLSKNVKQMTGKAPSLYLRSCWLVLGPCLLFAIWVLSLINYHEPTYHNGRYTYPDWAYGIGWMFASFSLICIPGYAVINFLRSSGDTFWERIRNTLRPNIYECKICGEHHCEHDFPEQEQFMLAQEMATMYKPTNHHLLHHGQKSGYNAMHASSSHAEAGGPSGP
- the ine gene encoding sodium- and chloride-dependent GABA transporter ine isoform X2; translated protein: MPNRQDYDVQSSKHSEQSFFRFNRVAKVPLGIDDDDSYLDMSDETAHLKPRQQHWANKMQFVLACIGYSVGLGNVWRFPYMCYKSGGGVFLVPYCIILFICSIPLLFMELSVGQYTGRGPIGALGQLCPLFKGAGLASVVVSFLMSTYYSVIIGYSIYYFFTSFKTEMPWIDCSNRWNTPDCWVPQRKEMNASAPDTSRTPSEEFFENKVLQISGGLEYPGMMRWELFACLICAWLMVYFATWKSIKSSAKVRYFTATFPFVLIIILMVRAVTLDGAAEGLRFFFRPKWSELKNANVWINAASQNFNSLGITFGSMISFASYNKYNNNILRDTVAVSAVNMITSLLVGIFAFSTLGNLALEQNTNVRDVIGDGPGMIFVVYPQAMAKMPYAQLWAVMFFFMLLCLGLNSQFAIVEVVVTSIQDGFPRWIKRHLGYHEIVVLFVCVISCLFGMPNIIQGGIYYFQLMDHYAASVTIMFLAFCQMIAIAWFYGTGRLSKNVKQMTGKAPSLYLRSCWLVLGPCLLFAIWVLSLINYHEPTYHNGRYTYPDWAYGIGWMFASFSLICIPGYAVINFLRSSGDTFWERIRNTLRPNIYECKICGEHHCEHDFPEQEQFMLAQEMATMYKPTNHHLLHHGQKSGYNAMHASSSHAEAGGPSGP